A genomic segment from Lignipirellula cremea encodes:
- a CDS encoding endonuclease V, whose protein sequence is MLACIDTWYSAEVSRTALVLFANWPDATATREIVEEASHQPSEYIPGEFFRRELPCILSAAHPFLDTLDTLVIDGYVWLDSSGRKGLGAMLHEAVDKSINVIGVAKTRFSGSAGVEVLRGASRKPLIVTAVGMDDSHAAQLVQSMHGEHRIPTLLKRADFLSRQPVKAPAENGDKP, encoded by the coding sequence ATGCTTGCTTGTATCGATACCTGGTATTCGGCAGAAGTCTCTCGCACGGCGCTCGTGCTTTTTGCAAACTGGCCTGATGCTACCGCGACGCGGGAAATTGTAGAGGAAGCATCCCATCAGCCCAGCGAGTACATTCCCGGAGAGTTCTTTCGGCGTGAGTTGCCGTGTATCCTTTCCGCCGCACATCCGTTTCTGGACACCCTCGACACGCTGGTCATAGATGGTTACGTATGGCTGGATTCGTCGGGCAGAAAGGGACTCGGCGCCATGCTTCACGAGGCGGTCGATAAATCGATCAACGTGATCGGTGTGGCGAAAACACGATTCAGCGGAAGTGCGGGGGTGGAAGTGTTACGGGGCGCCAGCCGCAAGCCGCTGATCGTTACTGCGGTGGGAATGGACGACTCCCACGCGGCCCAGCTTGTTCAATCCATGCACGGGGAACACCGGATTCCCACACTCCTCAAACGAGCAGATTTTCTTTCACGACAACCGGTCAAAGCTCCGGCAGAAAACGGGGACAAACCCTGA
- a CDS encoding sulfatase-like hydrolase/transferase: MAIPLALAGLAAHADDAPKFDRSVKFAENFEAAIPRPEQDAATTGKLAALRKQTGKRPNIVWIVVDDMGYGDPGCYGGGAIAGASTPNIDRLAAEGLQLISCYARQTCTPTRSAILTGRLPFRTGLTRPILAGDKVTKNPWEDESSLARLLSDSGYFTLLTSK, translated from the coding sequence ATGGCGATCCCGCTGGCACTTGCCGGCCTCGCGGCGCATGCGGACGACGCTCCGAAGTTCGATCGTTCGGTGAAGTTCGCAGAGAACTTCGAAGCGGCGATTCCTCGTCCCGAACAGGACGCAGCGACGACCGGGAAACTTGCCGCGCTGCGGAAGCAGACGGGCAAGCGGCCGAACATTGTCTGGATCGTCGTCGACGACATGGGCTATGGCGATCCCGGCTGCTACGGCGGCGGCGCGATCGCCGGGGCGTCAACTCCCAACATCGACCGGCTCGCGGCAGAGGGACTCCAACTCATCTCGTGCTATGCCCGGCAAACCTGCACGCCGACACGTTCCGCGATCCTCACGGGCCGCCTGCCGTTTCGGACTGGGCTGACCCGTCCTATCCTCGCCGGGGACAAGGTGACGAAGAATCCCTGGGAGGACGAGTCCAGTCTGGCCCGTTTACTTAGCGACTCCGGCTACTTCACTCTGCTTACCAGCAAGTGA
- a CDS encoding transposase yields the protein MIFERTLRRLESERRQQTASSFTWNGETYRRNRRTANSIDTRFGRVGYERWFFQNSQPGSPGVAPLDVRLGIVAGRMTPGLAEVTGRLAADMPQQAALQMLRERFAVQMSVDSYRRVVAELAAEVRTVHDEEAIEQLLDWLRQARQSQGKHDVLLQAGRDGVFVQTRPCWEEAACATLAVYDRKRKRVGTIYLGQMPESEQPTMTRRLTNVIEGVLRGLGDDLPALRYVTDAGCHPQAYYHDVLAKMKHPLTQQPLPWSWGVDFFHACEYVAKLAAAIYGTGAESANQWAEEQRRTLRDDPSGVSKLIARAAQQKRRHGLRGTKKDYASALNYFKKYRDYMDYAARRERGEPIGSGITEAGCKVIFNQRLKQSGMRWGRPTGQYIVDLRTAHRSRLWRRIWNRLMTAARPLPPITQAISEYDAEMN from the coding sequence TTGATTTTCGAGCGAACGCTCCGGCGACTGGAGTCCGAACGCCGCCAGCAAACGGCCTCCTCTTTCACCTGGAACGGCGAAACCTATCGACGCAATCGGCGGACGGCCAACTCGATCGACACCCGCTTCGGCCGCGTCGGTTATGAGCGCTGGTTCTTCCAGAACAGCCAGCCCGGATCGCCCGGCGTCGCCCCGCTGGATGTGCGGTTGGGAATCGTCGCCGGCCGCATGACGCCGGGTTTGGCGGAAGTAACCGGCCGACTCGCCGCCGACATGCCGCAACAGGCCGCCTTGCAGATGCTGCGGGAACGCTTCGCGGTGCAGATGTCGGTCGATTCTTATCGCCGGGTCGTCGCCGAACTGGCCGCGGAGGTTCGCACCGTGCATGACGAAGAGGCGATCGAACAACTGCTCGACTGGCTCCGGCAAGCTCGCCAAAGCCAAGGAAAACACGACGTTTTGTTGCAGGCGGGACGCGACGGCGTGTTCGTTCAAACGCGTCCGTGTTGGGAGGAAGCGGCATGCGCGACGCTGGCCGTTTACGACCGAAAGCGAAAACGAGTGGGAACCATCTACCTGGGCCAGATGCCCGAAAGCGAACAGCCGACCATGACGCGGCGACTGACAAACGTCATCGAAGGCGTGCTCCGCGGCCTGGGCGACGACCTGCCCGCCTTGCGGTATGTGACCGATGCGGGCTGTCATCCGCAGGCCTATTATCATGACGTCTTGGCGAAGATGAAACATCCGCTCACGCAGCAACCTTTGCCGTGGAGTTGGGGCGTCGATTTCTTTCACGCCTGTGAGTACGTGGCGAAGCTGGCCGCGGCCATTTATGGAACCGGCGCGGAGAGCGCCAATCAGTGGGCCGAAGAGCAGCGGCGTACGCTGCGGGACGATCCGAGCGGCGTCTCCAAACTGATCGCTCGCGCGGCCCAGCAGAAGCGCCGCCATGGTCTGCGCGGGACGAAGAAGGATTACGCCTCGGCGCTGAACTACTTCAAGAAGTATCGCGACTACATGGACTACGCGGCGCGTCGCGAGCGGGGCGAGCCGATCGGCAGCGGAATCACCGAAGCAGGCTGCAAAGTGATCTTCAACCAACGGCTAAAGCAATCCGGCATGCGTTGGGGCCGCCCGACCGGGCAATACATCGTCGACCTAAGAACCGCCCATCGCAGCCGACTCTGGCGAAGAATCTGGAACCGCCTGATGACCGCCGCACGCCCGCTCCCGCCGATAACTCAAGCGATTAGTGAATACGACGCCGAAATGAACTAA
- a CDS encoding ISAs1 family transposase, with protein sequence MMTEIQFDNVDSILTSFGELTDPRSHINRLHLFGDLLVISIMAVIAGADGPQAIGIWAKHHQTWLKKHLVLPHGVPSHDTFGRLLGLLKPAAFQKCFEAWIRSIAPLDKETDLNQIAIDGKVLKRSHDRKRKLGPLWLVSAWSVDRSLSLGQLATDEKSNEITAIPELLENIEVQGAVVTIDAAGCQREIARKIIDGHGDYLLALKGNQGKLYEAVTDYILLHMENDFADIPARRFTETLHGHGRVDEITYYQMPVPKDLVNREKWPGLKTIGVAIRQSESGSKTSSDARFYIGSIALGVKKFARYVRGHWAIENTLHWCLDVTFREDENRVRERTTADNLAWLKRFALSMLKQQDDKYSIAMRRRVAGWDLDYLAKILGIPVL encoded by the coding sequence ATGATGACAGAAATTCAGTTCGATAATGTCGACTCGATCCTGACAAGTTTCGGCGAACTCACCGACCCCCGTTCGCATATCAACAGGCTCCATCTCTTCGGCGATCTGCTGGTCATTTCGATCATGGCAGTCATCGCTGGCGCGGATGGGCCGCAGGCGATCGGAATCTGGGCGAAGCACCATCAAACCTGGTTGAAAAAACACCTGGTGTTGCCCCATGGCGTCCCCTCGCACGACACGTTCGGACGCCTGCTTGGCCTGCTGAAACCGGCGGCCTTTCAGAAGTGTTTTGAAGCCTGGATTCGGTCGATCGCGCCGCTTGATAAAGAGACCGACTTGAATCAAATTGCGATCGACGGCAAGGTCCTCAAGCGTAGCCACGATCGCAAACGCAAGCTGGGGCCGTTGTGGCTTGTCAGCGCCTGGTCGGTCGATCGTTCGCTCAGTCTGGGACAGCTGGCCACGGACGAAAAATCGAACGAAATCACGGCGATTCCCGAGCTTTTGGAGAATATCGAGGTCCAGGGAGCTGTGGTCACCATCGACGCCGCCGGCTGTCAACGCGAGATCGCCAGGAAGATCATCGACGGCCACGGCGACTACCTTCTGGCGCTCAAGGGGAATCAAGGAAAACTTTACGAAGCGGTGACAGACTACATCCTCCTGCACATGGAAAACGACTTCGCAGATATCCCGGCAAGACGCTTCACGGAAACGCTCCACGGCCACGGACGCGTCGACGAAATCACCTACTATCAGATGCCTGTTCCGAAGGATCTGGTGAACCGGGAAAAGTGGCCGGGATTGAAAACGATTGGCGTCGCGATTCGGCAAAGCGAGAGCGGTTCGAAGACTTCGAGTGATGCTCGCTTCTACATCGGCTCGATCGCCCTGGGGGTCAAGAAATTCGCCCGTTATGTGCGTGGCCATTGGGCGATCGAGAATACGCTTCACTGGTGCCTGGATGTGACGTTTCGTGAGGACGAAAATCGGGTGCGTGAGCGGACGACCGCGGACAATCTGGCGTGGCTGAAACGCTTCGCCCTGAGCATGCTCAAGCAGCAAGATGACAAGTACAGCATCGCCATGCGTCGCCGCGTCGCCGGCTGGGACCTCGACTACCTCGCCAAAATCCTCGGAATTCCCGTACTATAG
- a CDS encoding aryl-sulfate sulfotransferase, whose translation MALFSPKRLPNGNILITAWEKNVDYPGNWEHLIEVKPNYSNWDNSSLPAHGVGGTIVWEWHLLDHLIPEGENSKDYPSKWDPENGAPRINAVQYDPKLNQILISSNNEIWIIKKFTTIDLYLYKLYQKLFTRIFGNFFGEVLLSQLFSEPGDLLYRWGDPATYLGADTSHPQTSFFQHGVGWIDRFTEFGYTIPKGKGVGNILFLNNQFPAGSSVQEFTPPLRRNGSYTQPAYGEPFEPSGLVWQYNTVIEGGLPPAPFLGSAQRLPNGNTLIGAGPSGACIEVTQDRTIVWKYIVPVANGCSRPGSRRC comes from the coding sequence ATGGCCCTATTCTCCCCCAAGCGTTTGCCCAACGGCAATATCCTTATTACGGCTTGGGAGAAGAACGTTGACTATCCCGGCAATTGGGAGCACCTGATCGAAGTCAAACCGAACTATTCCAATTGGGATAACTCGTCTCTTCCGGCTCACGGTGTCGGCGGAACCATTGTCTGGGAATGGCATCTGCTGGATCACCTGATACCCGAAGGGGAAAATTCTAAGGACTATCCTTCGAAGTGGGATCCCGAAAACGGAGCTCCACGCATTAACGCGGTCCAATACGACCCGAAGCTCAACCAGATACTGATAAGTTCGAATAACGAGATTTGGATTATCAAAAAGTTCACGACAATCGACCTCTACCTCTACAAGCTGTATCAAAAGTTATTCACAAGAATTTTCGGTAATTTTTTCGGTGAAGTGCTTTTATCTCAACTCTTTAGCGAGCCTGGAGACCTGCTGTATCGTTGGGGAGACCCGGCAACCTATTTGGGAGCCGACACCTCTCACCCGCAAACAAGCTTTTTTCAACATGGCGTCGGCTGGATTGATCGTTTCACGGAATTCGGATACACGATTCCCAAAGGCAAAGGTGTCGGAAATATTTTGTTCCTCAACAATCAGTTCCCAGCGGGCTCGAGCGTTCAGGAGTTCACTCCTCCGTTGCGAAGAAATGGTTCCTACACCCAACCCGCTTATGGCGAGCCATTTGAGCCGTCCGGACTGGTCTGGCAGTACAATACGGTCATTGAGGGCGGATTGCCGCCTGCGCCCTTCCTGGGTAGCGCCCAGCGCTTACCCAATGGAAATACTCTCATCGGTGCAGGGCCTTCAGGAGCTTGCATTGAAGTGACGCAGGATCGAACAATTGTTTGGAAGTACATCGTTCCTGTTGCGAACGGGTGCAGTCGGCCTGGTAGCCGCCGATGTTAG
- a CDS encoding lysozyme family protein: protein MKVLKRHSPKQSIVQKTPVSAPRPPNSPGPAECAFAVQFPDLASYPDSVQEAIVDMVYNVGNVQGKFPNFTKAVKKRDWETALKESNRIGVGERRNRVTRELFERAVRQEEVDGDWPDSAFPTTYSVSSYRTDVPTVGLLEGVTSNLAEAQQWAAQLRSSKYVAAVEVVVDPGSNDSFPAEAETLVQAVKENPKSRYKSDDENINAIANEYRKLNRLPEGKPPSDMRKFFESETARQEGWTSPPKDGPLDPVDWAKKSANRGDLVVAYPPEADLPMFVVFPSRGLGWNAVTGPVLTNQEKGARQVSLRAVTDVIDQAHFPKYRFARLANPGNRNP from the coding sequence TTGAAGGTGCTGAAACGCCATTCTCCCAAGCAGTCAATTGTGCAGAAAACCCCGGTCAGCGCGCCCCGTCCCCCAAACAGCCCAGGTCCCGCAGAGTGCGCGTTTGCCGTGCAGTTTCCCGATCTCGCCAGCTATCCCGACTCGGTCCAGGAGGCGATCGTTGATATGGTTTACAATGTGGGCAACGTCCAAGGCAAGTTTCCCAATTTCACCAAGGCAGTCAAGAAGCGCGACTGGGAGACAGCCTTGAAGGAGTCCAACCGCATCGGCGTGGGCGAGCGTCGCAATCGTGTTACTCGCGAGCTGTTCGAGCGAGCCGTCCGGCAGGAAGAAGTCGATGGCGATTGGCCTGATAGCGCCTTTCCTACGACCTATTCCGTTTCCAGTTATCGCACCGATGTGCCCACGGTCGGACTCCTCGAAGGCGTCACTTCGAATCTCGCAGAAGCGCAGCAATGGGCGGCTCAGCTGCGCAGCAGCAAATATGTGGCGGCTGTCGAAGTCGTGGTCGATCCTGGCTCGAACGATTCGTTTCCTGCAGAGGCGGAAACCCTCGTGCAAGCGGTAAAAGAAAATCCCAAATCCCGTTACAAAAGCGACGACGAGAACATCAACGCGATTGCAAACGAATACCGCAAATTGAACAGACTTCCGGAAGGGAAGCCGCCGTCGGACATGCGCAAGTTCTTTGAATCCGAGACTGCCAGGCAAGAAGGATGGACGTCGCCGCCAAAGGATGGGCCTTTGGATCCCGTGGATTGGGCGAAGAAGTCGGCAAATCGCGGTGATCTGGTCGTGGCGTATCCGCCTGAGGCCGACTTGCCGATGTTCGTGGTCTTTCCCTCCCGAGGACTCGGCTGGAACGCGGTAACTGGGCCGGTCCTGACAAACCAAGAAAAGGGCGCCAGGCAAGTCAGCCTGCGCGCTGTCACCGACGTGATCGACCAGGCCCATTTCCCAAAATATCGATTCGCCCGACTTGCCAATCCCGGCAATCGCAACCCCTGA